The sequence CGCTCGCGCTGCTGCCCATCGGATACGCCGACGGTGTGTTCCGCCCCCTGAGCGGACGGATGAGCGTGCTGATCAACGGCAGGCTGCGGCCCAACGTCGGCCGAATCTGTATGGACCAGTTCGTGGTCGACCTCGGGCCCGATGCGAGCGACGTCAGCGAGGGTGACGAGGCGATCCTGTTCGGGCCCGGCGTCGACGGCGAGCCGAGGGCACAGGACTGGGCCGACATGCTCGACACCATCCACTACGAAGTCGTCACCAGCCCGCGGGGCCGGGTCGTCAGGTCGTATCTCGGCGCTCCTGCGGAAGGCGAGGCGGGTGAGCGTTAACGACCCGAAACGGCTGCGACGCACAGCGAACGCGGGCCTGTTGGCGGGTGTCGCGGGGCTGGCCGCGGTCGGGACCATCGCAGGCGTGACGGTCGCGCGGTCGGTCACGCGCCGCACCACGAACGAGGATCTGTACGCGGGCGAGGATTTCGATCTTCTCGACGCCGATCGCAGTTCCGTGGTGACCACACCCGACGGCATCGATCTCGCCGTGCGCGAAGTCGGGCCCGAGGACGCGCCCCTGACGGTGGTGTTCTCACACGGGTTCTGCCTTCGCATGGGCGGCTTCCACTTCCAGCGCGTACGCCTCGAGCAGGAGTGGGGCCCGCAGGTCCGCATGGTGTTCTATGACCACCGCGGTCACGGCCAGTCCGCCGAGGCGCCGCCGGACACCTACACGATCGAGCAGCTGGGCCGCGATCTCGAGACCGTCCTCGCCGTTACGGCGCCGAAGGGCCCGGTGGTGCTCGTCGGGCACTCGATGGGCGGCATGACCGTCCTGTCACATGCCCGCCAGTTCCCGCGGCGCTATCCCAGCCGTATCGTCGGCGCGGCGCTGATCTCCTCGGCCGCCGAAGGTGTCGCACGGTCGCCGGTCGCCGAGATCCTGAAAAACCCGGCGCTGGAGGCCGTTCGGTTCGCGGTCCGCTACGCGCCGAAGACCGTGCACCGAACCAGGGGCGCCGCCAAGTCGATCATCGCCCCCATCCTGCGGACCGCCTCGTACGGCGATGAGAAGGTCAGCCCCAGCGTCGTCGAGTTCTCCGAGAAGATGATGCTCGGCACGCCGATCGTCACCCTGGTGGAGTTCCTGCACGCCTTGGAGGTGCACGACGAGGACGAGGGCCTGCGCACGCTTGCCAAGGTGCCGACGCTCGTCGCCTGCGGCGATCGCGACCTCATCACACCCGCCGAACACTCGCAGGCGATGGCGGCCGCGTTGCCCAAGTCCGAGCTGGTGACCGTCGGCGGCGCGGGCCATCTCGTTCAGTTGGAGCAGCCCGAGGTCATCGACGACGCGCTCGTCAGGCTGGTCGAGCGTGCCACACCGTCCAAGCTCGTCGCGATGACGCGCCGGATTCGCGATCGGGCGCGGCCCCATGGGTGACCATTCGGAGGGAACAGCGGAGCTGCCCACCGCCGAGGACACCAAGGGGCTGGGCGTTAGACTCGGCGCAGGGCTGCGCGCAGGCGATGTGGTGGTGCTGTCGGGACCGTTGGGAGCGGGAAAGACCGTGCTCGCCAAGGGAATCGCCGAGGCGATGGACGTCGACGGTCCCGTGACGTCGCCGACGTTCGTGCTGGCCCGGGTGCACCGGCCGCGGTGGCCCGATTCGCCGGCCATGGTGCACGTCGACATGTATCGGCTGCTGGACCACGTCGGAACCGACCTGCTCGCCGAACTCGACTCGTTGGACCTCGACACCGACCTTGACGGTGCCGTCGTCGTCGTCGAGTGGGGCGAAGGCATCGTCGAGCGGCTCTCGGAGCGACACCTTGACATCCGGCTCGAACGCGCCGCGGATACCGAAGTGCGCACGGCCATCTGGCGGTGGAGCCGACCATGACGAACGTCGTGCTCGTCATCGACACAGCGACGCCCGCCGTCACCGCCGGAATCGTGCGGCGCGACGTCGGCAGTATCGACGTGCTGGCCGAACGCGTCACCGTCGACGCCCGTGCACACGCTGAGCAGCTGACGCCCAATGTGCTGGCGGCGCTCGGCGATGCGGGGATCGCGGTCACCGACCTCACCGCTGTCGTGGTGGGCTGCGGGCCTGGGCCTTTCACCGGGCTGCGGGTGGGAATGGCCACCGCCGCCGCGTACGGACAGGCGCTCGAAATCCCGGTGTACGGCGTGTGCAGCCTCGACGGGATCGGCGTCGACACCGTGGGAGACGTTCTCGTCGTCACCGACGCCCGTCGCCGCGAGGTGTACTGGGCGCGCTATCGCGACGGGCAACGCACCGAGGGTCCTGCTGTGTCGTCGCCCGCGGACGTACCGACTGACGTTGGCGCCGTCGCGGGTTCACCCGAGCATGCGGCGTTGTTCGCGTTGCCGCGCCAGCCCGCCGTTTGCCCAACCGCCTCGGGGCTGGTGCGTGCCGTCGACTGGGCGGTGCCGCCGCGCCCGTTGGTGCCGCTGTACCTGCGTCGACCGGACGCGAAGCCGCAAGTCGTCACGCCGGTGGTGCCGTCGTGACGGTCTCCTACGACGAGTTGACGCCCGCCGACGCGGCGCGGTGCGCGGAACTGGAAGCGCAGCTGTTCGACGGCGACGATCCGTGGCCCGCTGCGGCATTTCTGCGCGAACTGGCCGCTCCGCACATCCATTACGTCGCGGCGCGCGCCGACGACCAGCTCGTCGGCTACGGAGGAATCGCACGGCTCGGCCGA is a genomic window of Mycobacterium sp. ITM-2016-00318 containing:
- a CDS encoding alpha/beta fold hydrolase, producing MSVNDPKRLRRTANAGLLAGVAGLAAVGTIAGVTVARSVTRRTTNEDLYAGEDFDLLDADRSSVVTTPDGIDLAVREVGPEDAPLTVVFSHGFCLRMGGFHFQRVRLEQEWGPQVRMVFYDHRGHGQSAEAPPDTYTIEQLGRDLETVLAVTAPKGPVVLVGHSMGGMTVLSHARQFPRRYPSRIVGAALISSAAEGVARSPVAEILKNPALEAVRFAVRYAPKTVHRTRGAAKSIIAPILRTASYGDEKVSPSVVEFSEKMMLGTPIVTLVEFLHALEVHDEDEGLRTLAKVPTLVACGDRDLITPAEHSQAMAAALPKSELVTVGGAGHLVQLEQPEVIDDALVRLVERATPSKLVAMTRRIRDRARPHG
- the tsaE gene encoding tRNA (adenosine(37)-N6)-threonylcarbamoyltransferase complex ATPase subunit type 1 TsaE, with amino-acid sequence MGDHSEGTAELPTAEDTKGLGVRLGAGLRAGDVVVLSGPLGAGKTVLAKGIAEAMDVDGPVTSPTFVLARVHRPRWPDSPAMVHVDMYRLLDHVGTDLLAELDSLDLDTDLDGAVVVVEWGEGIVERLSERHLDIRLERAADTEVRTAIWRWSRP
- the tsaB gene encoding tRNA (adenosine(37)-N6)-threonylcarbamoyltransferase complex dimerization subunit type 1 TsaB gives rise to the protein MTNVVLVIDTATPAVTAGIVRRDVGSIDVLAERVTVDARAHAEQLTPNVLAALGDAGIAVTDLTAVVVGCGPGPFTGLRVGMATAAAYGQALEIPVYGVCSLDGIGVDTVGDVLVVTDARRREVYWARYRDGQRTEGPAVSSPADVPTDVGAVAGSPEHAALFALPRQPAVCPTASGLVRAVDWAVPPRPLVPLYLRRPDAKPQVVTPVVPS